The nucleotide sequence CCTCGATATTCCGCCGCAAGGCTGCATTACCCGTGATAACGTTTCGATCACAGTAGATGCCGTTGTGTACTGGCGGATTGTCGATATGGAGAAAGCCTATTACAAGGTGCAAAATCTGCAATCGGCAATGGTGAATCTGGTTCTAACACAAATTCGCGCTGAGATGGGACAGTTAGAACTCGATGAAACGTTTACGGCGCGATCGCAGATTAACGAGATTCTGCTGCGTGAACTCGATACGGCAACTGATCCTTGGGGTGTAAAAGTGACCCGTGTCGAACTGCGTGACATTGTTCCGTCGAAAGCGGTTCAAGAATCGATGGAACTGCAAATGTCCGCAGAACGCCGCAAACGGGCTGCAATTCTCACATCTGAAGGGGAACGAGAATCGGCGGTGAACTCAGCACGCGGTAAAGCGGAGGCTCAGGTGCTAGACGCTGAAGCACGTCAGAAAGCGGCGATTTTGGCGGCTGAGGCGGAGCAAAAAGCGATCGTCCTCAAAGCCCAAGCGGAACGTCAGCAAGCCGTCCTGAAAGCTCAAGCGACCGCAGAAGCAATTCAGATTGTGACGCAAGCGCTGAATGGTGATGCACGTGCGGCGGAAGCAGGTAAAGTTCTGCTCGCGATGAGTTATCTGGATATGGGTACGACGGTCGGTAAGAGCGATAGCAGCAAGGTGATGTTTATGGACCCGCGCAGCATTCCGGCGACGTTGCAAGGAATGTTGTCGATGGTGGATGAAAACGGGAAGGGTTAATTACCTTCTGGTAGAGGAGACCTCGCTTCGTTTGAGGTTGATGTCCTGATAGAACAGCAATAAACTGATCCCCTTAAATCTTAAATAGAGGAGAGGTTCGCCGTATATTACGGATTACAGCGGGATGGGCATGACTCATCCTGCTTTCTGTTGTCAGTTGACAGCTTCCAGGAGTTTTTCTGCATTTTGAGATTTTGAGCATTTTCCTGACGATGCTTAAGAATTCGAGGTTTTTGAGAGGCATAACGATGCCCATCACCTACTGAGCAGCAAGCTAACGGTTCAAATCAGCGGCGGCAGATAGCCTTGAATTCAGCACCAGTAACTTTTAACTGTCCGCTGCATTTAAGCTGCATTTAAATTGTTGTACCGCTCACGCTGTTATCATTTCAGCTTTTGCACTGGGTGGTACTGGCTCGAAGTGCAAAACCATGATTTGCTCTAGACGCAACCCTAAAGATTCGTATGTACGCCCATTGCGATCGCTGAATTCAACTTCAAATGCAGCACCCTCCGCTAGTGTCTCAACAACTGTACCAACCTGCCCACGCCACAAATTGTATTGGGGAAGGTCAACGACCAGAGCGACAACATCTAGCAACTTAACTGTATTATTTATCATGCTTGTTACCTCCACCA is from Cyanobacteria bacterium FACHB-DQ100 and encodes:
- a CDS encoding SPFH/Band 7/PHB domain protein; this translates as MWGWFIALVVGGGAISSVKIIQQGNEVLIERLGSYDRKLSPGLNFVIPGLDRVAFQETIREKVLDIPPQGCITRDNVSITVDAVVYWRIVDMEKAYYKVQNLQSAMVNLVLTQIRAEMGQLELDETFTARSQINEILLRELDTATDPWGVKVTRVELRDIVPSKAVQESMELQMSAERRKRAAILTSEGERESAVNSARGKAEAQVLDAEARQKAAILAAEAEQKAIVLKAQAERQQAVLKAQATAEAIQIVTQALNGDARAAEAGKVLLAMSYLDMGTTVGKSDSSKVMFMDPRSIPATLQGMLSMVDENGKG
- a CDS encoding DUF4926 domain-containing protein, coding for MINNTVKLLDVVALVVDLPQYNLWRGQVGTVVETLAEGAAFEVEFSDRNGRTYESLGLRLEQIMVLHFEPVPPSAKAEMITA